A region of Anopheles merus strain MAF chromosome 2R, AmerM5.1, whole genome shotgun sequence DNA encodes the following proteins:
- the LOC121590977 gene encoding broad-complex core protein isoforms 1/2/3/4/5-like → MSQAAAGLSQQFCVRWNSHLGSLGAAFPQLLAGQRFVDVTLACEGHQVHCHRLVLAACSTYFENLLGENPCKHPIIILPRDIKLWAIQALVDFMYKGEVNVSQAGLPDLMKCAEVLKIRGLCGSDAALNLNQVHSPSGSHQYQQQQHSSANSSDAGEPVEHAGATARASDGPYAGRLGGQIQSARLQQSNASSGPKRQLLNSLNLQPIDAGISLPHHQHHHQQNEDGVHSDNGESGNEMCIKTEDLIIDEDDSGSRQCGDEEELGMDSTDKTGSDAIRCEQFLGAHPMDAEDRVGSDSMREDRMEEEMEVGEKMIDDGRMVMEKSEQCHTDRHPPSGVGGPPDYDHFEANEIEGAEHDLVELSGETDAPAEAGANRKRRKLATTNTTTSSTLNSELLVSAGGSSSSTTLSSYSNSANGAGEHRSKAGGGPRTIGAVPSLSSIGVRSGPGGSRGSIRVKSIENLFENYQAKQSPKSSRDKRRAQPHHSPVVVLGCSGANISENDSSASEQQQQQHASSLMYNRNEMDVYVKQQQERILKTAADGGDETNASTVMSDGDGYENIICSPNFPQLSEAASAGDGAGAYKAEEDDEDEEYGDEYAIQLLAEEIDSSLLANGGGESEGDEILYKPPALMALGAAKGAHPGKTAAGMRAYGAGGPPTSTLTIRKLDGRSRGNVPQATGGLARTVTRRPRLTGRSKDALHQLLNSNGAPPPVAFTLRNPRGNQPRTYNTEALWAALMDVKAGESIYRASQMHKVPRKTLRNWMKRWDIKSAYPMPRQLKEAAEKKRIIKELTSQIQ, encoded by the exons ATGAGCCAAGCGGCCGCCGGACTATCGCAGCAGTTCTGCGTGCGCTGGAACAGCCATCTGGGCAGCCTCGGTGCTGCCTTTCCACAG TTATTAGCCGGCCAAAGGTTCGTCGATGTGACGCTGGCATGCGAGGGCCACCAGGTGCACTGTCACCGGCTGGTGCTGGCCGCCTGCTCGACCTACTTTGAGAATCTCCTGGGCGAAAACCCCTGCAAGCATCCGATCATCATCCTGCCCCGGGACATCAAGCTGTGGGCGATACAGGCGCTGGTAGACTTTATGTACAAAGGCGAGGTGAACGTATCGCAGGCGGGACTGCCAGATCTGATGAAATGTGCGGAAGTGCTGAAAATTCGTGGCCTGTGCGGATCGGACGCCGCGCTCAACCTGAACCAGGTGCACAGCCCATCGGGCAGCCACcagtaccagcagcaacaacacagcaGTGCCAACAGCAGTGACGCCGGTGAGCCGGTGGAGCATGCCGGtgccacggcacgggcgtccGACGGACCGTACGCGGGACGACTTGGGGGACAAATTCAAA GTGCAAGATTGCAGCAAAGCAATGCATCCAGTGGACCAAAGAGACAGCTGCTGAACAGCCTAAACCTGCAGCCGATTGACGCGGGAATCTCCCTGCCccatcaccaacaccaccaccagcagaaTGAGGACGGCGTTCACAGTGATAACGGGGAGAGTGGCAATGAAATGTGCATCAAAACGGAAGACTTAATCATCG ATGAAGATGATTCAGGCAGCAGACAGTGTGGAGACGAGGAGGAGCTTGGAATGGACAGTACTGACAAAACCGGTTCCG ACGCGATTCGCTGCGAGCAGTTCCTCGGTGCACATCCAATGGATGCGGAGGATCGGGTCGGGAGTGATTCGATGCGGGAGGACCGAATGGAGGAAGAGATGGAGGTGGGCGAAAAGATGATCGATGATGGACGCATGGTAATGGAAAAGTCAGAACAATGTCACACCGATCGGCACCCGCCGTCCGGCGTTGGTGGTCCGCCCGATTACGACCATTTTGAGGCGAACGAAATCGAAGGTGCTGAGCATGATCTGGTGGAGTTGAGTGGGGAGACCGATGCACCGGCGGAAGCTGGAGCCAACAGGAAGCGCCGAAAGCTCGCCACCACCAACACTACCACCAGCTCCACACTAAACAGCGAGCTGCTAGTGTCCGCTGGCGGCAGCAGCTCCTCCACCACCCTGTCTAGCTACAGCAACAGTGCCAATGGTGCGGGTGAGCATCGATCGAAAGCCGGCGGCGGACCGCGTACGATCGGGGCCGTGCCGTCGCTTTCCTCCATAGGTGTGCGGTCCGGGCCTGGCGGATCCCGCGGCTCGATACGGGTGAAATCCATCGAGAATCTCTTCGAAAACTATCAAGCCAAACAATCACCAAAGTCTTCCCGCGACAAGAGAAGGGCCCAGCCGCACCACtcgccggtggtggtgctgggcTGCAGCGGTGCCAATATCAGTGAGAACGATAGTAGTGCCAgtgaacagcaacagcagcagcatgcttCCTCGTTGATGTACAACCGCAACGAGATGGATGTGTAcgtgaagcagcagcaagaacGGATCCTAAAAACTGCGGCCGACGGCGGTGACGAAACGAATGCTTCCACGGTGATGAGCGATGGCGATGGGTACGAGAACATCATCTGCTCGCCGAACTTCCCGCAGCTGAGCGAAGCGGCCAGTGCCGGCGATGGTGCCGGTGCCTACAAGGCGGAagaggacgacgaggacgaggagtACGGGGACGAGTACGCCATACAGCTGCTGGCGGAGGAGATCGACAGCAGCCTGCTCGCGAACGGGGGCGGCGAAAGCGAGGGAGACGAAATTCTGTACAAACCACCGGCCCTGATGGCGCTCGGCGCCGCCAAGGGAGCGCACCCCGGCAAGACGGCCGCCGGCATGCGAGCGTACGGTGCGGGTGGTCCTCCCACCTCGACGCTGACGATTCGTAAACTGGACGGACGGTCCCGTGGCAACGTGCCGCAGGCGACGGGCGGCTTAGCGCGCACCGTAACGCGTCGACCCCGGCTAACTGGCCGCTCGAAGGACGCGCTGCATCAGCTGCTGAACTCGAACGGTGCGCCACCACCGGTCGCCTTTACGCTGCGCAATCCGCGCGGCAACCAGCCGCGCACGTACAACACCGAGGCGCTCTGGGCGGCACTGATGGACGTGAAGGCGGGTGAAAGTATTTACCG CGCATCGCAAATGCACAAAGTTCCTCGCAAGACGCTACGGAATTGGATGAAGCGGTGGGACATCAAGTCTGCCTACCCGATGCCGAGGCAGCTGAAGGAGGCGGCCGAAAAGAAGCGCATCATAAAGGAGCTGACCAGCCAAATACAATAG
- the LOC121590980 gene encoding pre-mRNA-splicing factor SPF27: MAGEVLVDALPYIDLGYDDPGVREAAIAMVEEECRRYRPTKNYLEHLPALNTTAFETELMAAEFERIQNRLPMEPLSMKRYELPPPPAGKMNEVSAWSESVDNSMAQLEHQAVRAMNLELMAEYGCEMWKSYLETLVTMQAKCQARLAEVKKEIQDVNWARKTKQTQGGEKLRTLEAQWVMLVSKNYEIEQACAKLEEQIYHKKQQSSALRAEGRAE, encoded by the exons ATGGCCGGTGAAGTGTTGGTTGATGCTTTGCCGTACATCGATCTTGGCTACGATGATCCTGGCGTGCGGGAAGCG GCCATCGCCATGGTGGAGGAAGAGTGTCGCCGCTATCGGCCGACGAAAAACTATCTCGAGCATCTGCCCGCCCTCAACACGACCGCGTTCGAAACGGAACTAATGGCGGCCGAATTCGAGCGCATCCAAAACCGGCTGCCGATGGAACCGCTCAGCATGAAGCGGTACGAGctaccaccgccaccggcCGGCAAGATGAACGAAGTGTCGGCCTGGAGCGAAAGTGTGGACAATTCGATGGCCCAGCTGGAGCATCAAGCGGTGCGTGCTATGAACCTCGAGCTGATGGCCGAGTATGGGTGCGAGATGTGGAAATCCTACCTCGAAACGTTGGTCACCATGCAGGCCAAGTGTCAGGCCCGGCTGGCGGAGGTAAAGAAGGAGATACAGGACGTGAACTGGGCGCGCAAGACGAAACAAACGCAGGGCGGCGAGAAGCTGCGCACGCTGGAAGCGCAGTGGGTGATGCTGGTGTCGAAGAACTACGAGATCGAGCAGGCTTGCGCCAAGCTGGAGGAACAAATCTACCACAAAAAGCAGCAATCGAGCGCACTGCGAGCGGAGGGTAGGGCTGAATGA
- the LOC121603438 gene encoding pyrroline-5-carboxylate reductase, with protein MSSPAALQKCKAVGFIGGGNMAYAIASGLLSKGVLQPDQIIVSATRLENLQARWAPLGVTRTTVDNAEVILQSDIVFICVKPQMFNYVLANLNIAKLKQYDKSNQKLYVSIMAGVTLSRLIQDLEMFQPCLIARAMPNTPVQVGVGCTVYCRVVSGHPVPPLYRDMHTMFAALGVVHEVEESKMNAATGLAGCGPAYVYEFIEALADGGVKQGIPRDMALQLAAQTVMGAAKTVLDTGKHPAVLKDEVCSPGGATIHGVHALEQGSMRGTVMNAVESATKRAAELS; from the exons ATGTCGTCCCCTGCTGCGCTACAAAAGTGCAAAGCGGTCGGTTTCATTGGTGGCGGTAATATGGCGTACGCCATCGCGTCCGGATTGTTGAGCAAAG GAGTGCTGCAACCGGATCAGATAATAGTGTCCGCCACACGGCTGGAAAATCTGCAGGCACGCTGGGCCCCGCTTGGGGTAACGCGAACGACCGTTGACAACGCGGAAGTCATCCTGCAATCGGACATCGTTTTCATCTGCGTAAAGCCACAGATGTTCAACTACGTGTTGGCAAACTTGAACATCGCTAAGTTAAAGCAATATGACAAATCCAACCAGAAGCTGTACGTATCCATAATGGCCGGCGTTACGCTTAGTCGATTGATACAGGATTTGGAGATGTTTCAGCCGTGTTTGATAGCCCGTGCCATGCCCAACACTCCGGTGCAGGTCGGGGTTGGCTGTACGGTGTACTGCCGCGTGGTATCGGGCCATCCTGTCCCGCCACTGTACCGCGATATGCACACCATGTTTGCGGCGCTTGGCGTTGTGCACGAGGTGGAGGAAAGTAAGATGAACGCCGCTACTGGGCTGGCCGGCTGTGGTCCGGCGTACGTGTACGAGTTTATCGAAGCGCTGGCGGACGGTGGCGTTAAGCAGGGCATTCCGCGTGACATGGCGCTGCAGCTGGCCGCCCAGACGGTGATGGGTGCGGCCAAGACGGTACTGGACACGGGTAAGCATCCCGCCGTACTGAAGGACGAGGTGTGCTCACCCGGCGGTGCAACGATACACGGGGTACATGCGCTCGAGCAGGGTTCGATGCGCGGCACGGTGATGAATGCGGTCGAGAGTGCCACTAAGCGGGCTGCAGAGCTTTCTTAG
- the LOC121603437 gene encoding pre-mRNA-splicing factor 18, which produces MDILKAEIARKRKLLEEKKLVGDNKKYFKRGELLAQEEEEYLEKSGLNKPDGATSNGSAKSDGQATVGDGQKYDFKKLPRSEVIRKLRERGEPILLFGETEAESCLRLHQLEISTPEINRGFRNDFQEAMEQVDEEYLNEILTSNGQAPGMGKAKTSDEDYAIDDSVTYESIQEMAVRLGRSGKDHDCHVIMTLIQFLLKMWNDQLSSVTVAERMATKGKIARATFEQTRLYLKPLLRKLKNKTIPEDILDSLTDITKSLLKRDYIHASDAYLTMAIGNAPWPIGVTMVGIHARTGREKIFSKNVAHVMNDETQRKYIQGLKRLMTKMQEYFPTDPSRCVEYVSKKDRQD; this is translated from the exons ATGGACATACTCAAGGCAGAGATTGCAAGAAAAAGGAAGCTGCTAGAGGAGAAAAAGCTCGTT GGCGACaataagaaatatttcaaGCGCGGTGAACTACTAGCCCAAGAAGAGGAGGAATATCTGGAAAAAAGCGGCCTAAACAAACCGGACGGCGCAACAAGCAATGGGTCCGCCAAAAGCGACGGTCAGGCCACGGTTGGGGATGGGCAAAAGTATGACTTCAAGAAGCTGCCCCGCTCGGAGGTGATCCGGAAGCTGCGCGAACGCGGTGAACCCATCCTGCTGTTCGGCGAAACGGAAGCGGAATCATGCCTTCGGCTACATCAGCTAGAAATATCGACCCCGGAGATCAATCGGGGCTTCCGGAACGATTTCCAGGAAGCGATGGAACAGGTGGACGAAGAATATCTGAACGAAATTCTTACCTCGAATGGGCAGGCGCCGGGCATGGGGAAAGCGAAAACGTCCGACGAAGACTACGCCATCGACGATAGCGTAACGTACGAATCGATACAGGAAATGGCGGTACGGCTCGGGCGCAGCGGAAAGGACCACGACTGCCACGTGATCATGACGCTGATACAGTTCCTGCTCAAGATGTGGAACGATCAGCTTAGCTCGGTGACGGTGGCAGAGCGCATGGCTACCAAGGGGAAGATAGCGCGGGCCACGTTCGAGCAGACGCGCCTATACCTGAAGCCGCTGCTGCGCAAGCTAAAGAACAAAACGATACCGGAGGACATTCTCGACAGCTTGACGGACATCACGAAGAGCCTGCTAAAGCGGGACTACATTCACGCGAGCGACGCGTACCTGACGATGGCGATCGGCAATGCACCGTGGCCGATCGGTGTGACGATGGTGGGTATTCATGCGCGTACCGGGCGGGAAAAGATTTTCTCCAAGAACGTGGCCCACGTGATGAACGACGAGACGCAGCGCAAGTACATCCAGGGGCTGAAGCGGCTGATGACAAAGATGCAGGAATACTTCCCGACCGATCCGTCGCGGTGTGTGGAGTACGTGAGCAAAAAGGATCGACAGGATTAG
- the LOC121603436 gene encoding WD repeat-containing protein on Y chromosome, which produces MAGRLSTADADREIHRFVTREQIDQLHEQFRARNNRLTLDELRELLAELGLHYTEDEYRTLCLQINTDHDRYCQWDELLSYLILGFQDDDPHAVKQSLDPPIAGDLCVKLRRQVYNIVKVDFCPMVYYDGSISWSQGHWITTSREGVIQFWTEDWKPALTARSVPSSLKRSKTWVLDTVPLPDLSMFCVTGLETELRLYNVVAACFTLKLVIERLPQPISAMAYRFGRDEPSRLLTGDYTGHIRMFVFHPERKVTTSGESTVTHVSLQDVLHGAYPPVECVDYGQLLPDIVRAVQFVESAGNVAELFIACAEENPLLSSARGRPRPAMVIHSLDLPAIRTIKFCVPRGVTCFAFEPSNELLVSGGPDCDLRLWDIHRPEKPSVVLAGHTSSITFLFLQDAGEKIYSLDQRKIIKVWDVRNRVLLQTFGQFSTVLVKGVRACAYYNKRARELVVASNKLFVTACCPEIALDRTDGESHTKPVSVLLYNGLYRLVVSCGFDSFIIVWDHRVNRKMTIITEAHTQIRNGVLEPVEITAACFDGKEQMLLTGARNGSLKIWNIGGRTCMRTIHIEEDCEVTGVFWQANRILAMGWNHRVVEFAAFAEQDEYPRGLQWRKQHSDDILCAAVSDSEPGVMATCSYAGELVFWMLETGQPYRRYDATNPRTRLPISFREGRADLVKPRKLTPRRSLFQMPPGQLAHRRLTRILMPSGLEQMRQLSIQALLFLATRKMLPDRGTLFGSLDNGMVQVWSHHPDGGFKGQFNGIHMAGDRIITLATDKANRFLFTGTALGYVKTWYIENCWIPNEDKFHVNKPALRILFPFLLNDVVPGRAKRSARAQPKPWLLNSYQAHRACVTGLTYLDDTGLLLSCSSDRTVRLWTLGGRYIGLLGSPVNWQPLPMAVPPPADYRFRIPPDLQREVSFTTLKVLRGGKDDSRTARTKSGGGTATVGDIVGVAADRSKHTPMIETYGSPLAEPILNTAVLKLPSKEPMLQTIKLDRTYPSFPLYRHMVAFPVQPLKRTNKTVEENGSDWNELEQLLERTKALQFKDAPSDADAQGTQ; this is translated from the exons ATGGCCGGCCGACTCTCCACCGCCGATGCGGACCGGGAAATTCACCGTTTTGTGACACGCGAACAGATCGATCAGCTGCACGAGCAGTTCCGGGCTCGCAACAATCGGCTAACCCTCGACGAGCTGCGCGAACTGTTGGCCGAGCTCGGGCTCCACTACACCGAGGACGAATACCGCACGCTGTGCCTGCAGATCAACACTGACCACGACCGGTACTGCCAGTGGGACGAGCTGCTGAGCTACCTCATCCTCGGCTTCCAGGACGATGATCCGCACGCGGTGAAGCAGTCGCTCGATCCACCGATCGCCGGCGATCTGTGTGTGAAGCTGCGCCGCCAGGTGTACAACATCGTGAAGGTGGACTTCTGCCCGATGGTGTACTAC GATGGCAGCATCAGCTGGTCGCAAGGACACTGGATCACCACGTCCCGCGAGGGAGTTATACAGTTTTGGACGGAAGACTGGAAACCCGCCCTTACGGCACGGTCCGTTCCGTCCAGCTTGAAGCGCTCGAAAACCTGGGTGCTCGATACGGTCCCACTGCCCGATCTGAGCATGTTCTGCGTGACCGGGCTCGAGACTGAGCTGCGGCTGTACAATGTGGTTGCGGCGTGCTTCACGCTCAAGCTGGTCATCGAACGGCTGCCCCAGCCGATCAGCGCGATGGCCTACCGGTTTGGTCGTGATGAGCCGAGCCGTCTGCTCACCGGTGACTACACCGGTCACATCCGGATGTTTGTGTTTCACCCCGAACGGAAGGTAACGACTTCCGGCGAGTCGACGGTTACGCACGTGTCGCTGCAGGACGTGCTGCACGGAGCGTACCCGCCGGTGGAATGTGTTGACTATGGACAGCTTCTGCCCGACATCGTGCGTGCGGTGCAGTTCGTGGAAAGTGCCGGAAACGTGGCCGAGCTGTTTATTGCGTGTGCGGAAGAGAATCCGCTACTGTCCTCTGCCCGTGGTCGGCCACGGCCGGCCATGGTCATACATTCGCTGGACCTGCCGGCAATACGCACGATCAAGTTTTGTGTACCGCGTGGTGTGACCTGCTTCGCGTTCGAACCCTCCAACGAGCTGCTGGTCTCCGGCGGCCCAGACTGTGACCTGCGACTGTGGGACATTCACCGGCCGGAGAAACCGTCGGTCGTACTGGCCGGGCACACGTCGAGCATCACGTTTCTGTTTCTGCAGGACGCCGGCGAAAAGATTTACAGCCTCGATCAGCGGAAAATCATCAAGGTGTGGGACGTGCGCAACCGGGTGCTGCTGCAGACGTTTGGCCAGTTTTCGACCGTGCTCGTGAAGGGCGTGCGGGCCTGCGCGTACTACAACAAGCGCGCCCGGGAGCTGGTGGTCGCCAGCAACAAGCTGTTCGTGACGGCCTGCTGTCCCGAGATCGCGCTCGACCGCACGGACGGCGAAAGCCACACCAAGCCCGTCTCGGTGCTGCTGTACAACGGGCTGTACCGGCTGGTCGTTAGCTGCGGCTTCGACAGCTTCATCATCGTGTGGGACCATCGGGTCAATCGCAAGATGACGATCATCACCGAGGCGCACACCCAGATCCGGAACGGGGTGCTGGAACCGGTCGAGATAACGGCCGCCTGCTTCGACGGCAAGGAGCAGATGCTGCTGACGGGTGCGCGCAACGGTTCGCTCAAGATTTGGAACATCGGTGGGCGCACGTGCATGCGCACGATCCATATCGAGGAGGACTGCGAGGTGACGGGCGTGTTCTGGCAGGCGAACCGCATCCTGGCGATGGGCTGGAACCATCGGGTGGTGGAGTTTGCGGCGTTCGCCGAGCAGGACGAGTACCCGCGGGGGCTCCAGTGGCGCAAGCAGCACTCGGACGACATTCTTTGCGCGGCCGTTAGCGACTCGGAACCGGGCGTGATGGCCACCTGCAGCTATGCGGGCGAGCTCGTGTTTTGGATGCTGGAAACGGGCCAACCGTACCGGCGGTACGATGCGACCAATCCCCGCACCCGCCTACCGATCTCGTTCCGGGAGGGGCGGGCCGATTTGGTGAAGCCGCGCAAGCTGACACCCCGCCGGTCACTGTTTCAAATGCCGCCGGGGCAGCTGGCACACCGCCGCCTGACCCGCATCCTGATGCCGTCCGGGCTGGAGCAGATGCGGCAGCTTTCGATACAGGCGCTGCTGTTTCTGGCCACGCGCAAGATGCTGCCCGACCGTGGCACGCTGTTCGGTTCGCTCGACAATGGCATGGTGCAGGTGTGGTCCCACCACCCGGACGGTGGCTTCAAGGGCCAGTTCAATGGCATTCATATGGCGGGCGATCGGATCATTACGCTGGCAACGGATAAGGCGAACCGGTTCCTGTTCACCGGCACGGCGCTCGGGTACGTGAAAACGTGGTACATCGAGAATTGCTG GATCCCGAACGAAGACAAATTCCACGTAAACAAGCCGGCGCTAAGGATACTGTTTCCCTTCCTGCTGAACGACGTAGTCCCGGGCCGGGCGAAACGATCGGCCCGTGCACAACCGAAACCCTGGCTGCTCAACTCGTACCAGGCCCATCGAGCTTGCGTTACCGGGCTCACCTACCTGGACGACACTGGGTTGCTGTTGAGCTGCAGCAGCGATCGCACCGTACGCCTGTGGACACTCGGTGGGCGCTACATCGGGTTACTCGGCAGCCCGGTCAACTGGCAACCGCTACCCATGGCCGTACCCCCGCCGGCCGACTATCGTTTCCGCATTCCGCCCGATCTGCAGCGTGAGGTAAGTTTCACCACCCTGAAGGTGTTGCGAGGTGGCAAAGATGATTCCCGAACGGCTAGAACCAAGAGTGGCGGTGGCACTGCTACCGTCGGTGACATCGTTGGTGTTGCTGCGGATCGTTCCAAGCACACACCGATGATCGAAACGTATGGCAGTCCGCTGGCCGAACCAATCCTTAACACTGCCGTGCTGAAGCTACCCTCCAAAGAGCCGATGCTGCAGACGATCAAGCTCGATCGGACGTATCCTTCCTTCCCGCTGTACCGGCACATGGTAGCGTTTCCTGTGCAGCCACTAAAACGCACGAACAAAACAGTGGAAGAGAACGGGAGCGATTGGAACGAGCTGGAACAGCTACTGGAACGAACAAAGGCGTTACAATTCAAGGATGCACCCAGTGACGCCGACGCCCAAGGTACGCAGTGA
- the LOC121590978 gene encoding 60S ribosomal protein L4 has translation MSLTAARPLVSVYSDKNEAVKDKGVALPAIFKAPIRPDVVNEVSQLMRRNRRQAYAVSEAAGHQTSAESWGTGRAVARIPRVRGGGTHRSGQGAYGNMCRGGRMFAPTKPWRRWHRKININLKRYALVSALAASGVPALVQSRGHIIDGISELPLVVSDDIQKFQKTKQAVTFLRRSKVWADVQKVYKSQRLRAGRGKMRNRRRVQRRGPLIIYDRDEGLRRAFRNIPGVDTMRVSKMNLLKLAPGGHVGRLCVWTESAFAKLDGLYGTWEKRSVAKKGYNLPTPIMANTDLTRLLKSEEIRRVLRAPRRKVYRHVRRLNPLTNKEQMLKLNPYAAVTKRRAQLMTKLRKCERLVAKAEAKKKPLDAKHRAVVFVEKQTRRLQKMEKIKAARKAKVDKKVADFKASGKKPSLKKVRPAKEAAKPVKKAVKKVEKK, from the exons ATG AGTTTGACGGCAGCGCGCCCTTTGGTCAGTGTGTACTCTGACAAAAATGAGGCGGTGAAGGATAAGGGAGTTGCCTTGCCGGCAATTTTCAAGGCCCCGATCCGTCCGGATGTGGTGAACGAGGTGTCGCAGCTGATGCGCCGCAACCGTCGCCAGGCGTACGCCGTGAGCGAGGCCGCCGGTCACCAGACGTCGGCCGAATCGTGGGGTACCGGTCGCGCTGTGGCCCGTATCCCGCGTGTCCGCGGCGGTGGTACCCACCGTTCCGGCCAGGGTGCGTACGGTAACATGTGCCGTGGTGGACGCATGTTCGCCCCGACCAAGCCGTGGCGCCGTTGGCACCGCAAGATCAACATCAACCTGAAGCGCTATGCTCTGGTTTCGGCCCTCGCTGCCAGCGGTGTCCCTGCCCTGGTGCAGTCGCGCG GTCATATCATCGACGGTATCTCGGAGCTGCCGCTGGTCGTGTCCGACGACATCCAGAAGTTCCAGAAGACCAAGCAGGCCGTCACCTTCCTGCGCCGCTCGAAGGTTTGGGCCGACGTGCAGAAGGTGTACAAGTCGCAGCGTCTGCGCGCCGGTCGCGGTAAGATGCGCAACCGTCGCCGTGTCCAGCGTCGCGGTCCGCTGATCATCTACGATCGGGATGAGGGTCTGCGCCGTGCGTTCCGTAACATTCCCGGCGTCGATACGATGCGGGTGAGCAAGATGAACCTGCTGAAGCTGGCCCCCGGCGGTCACGTCGGTCGGCTGTGCGTGTGGACCGAGTCGGCGTTCGCCAAGCTGGACGGTCTGTACGGCACCTGGGAGAAGCGGTCGGTCGCGAAGAAGGGCTACAATCTGCCGACCCCGATCATGGCCAACACCGATCTGACCCGTCTGCTGAAGTCGGAGGAAATCCGTCGCGTGCTGCGAGCGCCGAGAAGGAAGGTGTACCGACACGTGCGCCGTCTGAACCCGCTCACCAACAAGGAGCAGATGCTGAAGCTGAACCCGTACGCCGCGGTCACGAAGCGCCGTGCCCAGCTGATGACGAAGCTGCGCAAGTGCGAGCGCCTGGTGGCGAAGGCGGAAGCCAAGAAGAAGCCACTGGATGCCAAGCACCGGGCGGTCGTGTTCGTGGAGAAGCAGACGCGCCGCCTGCAGAAGATGGAGAAGATCAAGGCGGCCCGCAAGGCGAAGGTGGACAAGAAGGTGGCCGATTTTAAGGCGTCCGGCAAGAAGCCATCACTGAAGAAGGTGCGCCCCGCCAAGGAAGCCGCGAAACCAGTAAAGAAAGCCGTTAAGAAGGTAGAGAAGAAGTAG